In Rhodothermia bacterium, a genomic segment contains:
- a CDS encoding PorV/PorQ family protein, protein MKKLFSLVVMALCLPILAMAQSKVGTTSAPFLEIGVGARNVAMGEASVSTANDITALYWNPAGLTNLKNVEVGFQHTTWFAGTQLQYAAGGINLGNAGAIGLSMYSMGSGEMEVRTLEYEEGTGETFNVQDLSIGLSYARALTDNFSIGGTAKLINSRLWRMSAKTMALDLGVQYQTPLKNLNLGFAISNFGGQLKLDGDNTSTRIDLDPLGTGDNDGLLGNLAVKSWDLPLVFRIGLHYDAVKTANSRLMITTNALYPNNNERSVNAGMEYAFREMFFLRAGMSNLFLPDANRGQGNMRLGFGLMLGGKIGADYAFADRGDLGSTHIIGATIRF, encoded by the coding sequence ATGAAAAAGCTTTTTAGCCTTGTTGTGATGGCCTTGTGTCTGCCAATTTTGGCGATGGCACAGTCTAAGGTTGGAACAACCTCGGCGCCGTTTTTGGAAATCGGCGTCGGTGCAAGAAATGTGGCCATGGGGGAAGCCAGTGTCTCTACGGCCAATGACATCACAGCACTTTATTGGAATCCTGCTGGATTGACCAATCTGAAAAACGTGGAAGTTGGATTTCAACATACCACTTGGTTTGCCGGAACCCAACTCCAATATGCTGCCGGCGGAATTAACTTGGGGAATGCCGGAGCGATTGGCCTAAGCATGTATTCAATGGGTTCTGGCGAAATGGAAGTCAGAACATTAGAATACGAGGAGGGAACTGGAGAAACCTTCAATGTGCAAGATTTGAGCATCGGACTTTCTTATGCCCGTGCGCTAACGGATAATTTCTCGATTGGGGGAACGGCAAAACTGATCAATTCGAGGCTTTGGCGTATGTCTGCAAAAACGATGGCGTTAGACTTGGGGGTGCAGTACCAAACGCCCCTGAAAAACCTAAACCTCGGCTTTGCAATTTCTAACTTTGGTGGACAACTTAAATTGGATGGGGACAATACCAGTACCCGCATAGACCTTGATCCTCTCGGCACGGGAGATAATGACGGCCTATTGGGAAACTTGGCCGTTAAATCGTGGGATTTACCCCTTGTTTTTAGGATCGGACTACATTACGATGCCGTAAAAACCGCCAATAGCCGTTTGATGATCACCACAAATGCCTTGTATCCAAACAACAACGAAAGATCCGTTAATGCAGGGATGGAATATGCCTTCCGCGAGATGTTTTTCCTTCGTGCGGGAATGAGCAATCTCTTTCTACCAGATGCAAATCGGGGGCAAGGCAATATGCGCCTTGGCTTTGGCTTGATGCTCGGCGGAAAGATCGGTGCAGATTATGCCTTTGCAGATCGTGGTGATCTGGGAAGTACGCATATTATAGGTGCTACCATCCGCTTCTGA